The genomic window TACTCTGCAAAAACTAACTCACGTTGATTATTCATCATAATAGTCTTGATAAATATCCATGATTTTTCCATTAACGCGTTTAATGGGTACTTCTACAGCATCAATAAACCCATTAAAAAACATCTCATTTTTAATAGATGATCGTTCAATTTCAACTAGCCCATTTTTTGAATACCCAACAAAGTCATATTTACTTGAAACAAAATTCGATTTATTAAATGCGAACATGAACAAATCTGGATCACTGATTTCTTGAATAATTTGACCCTTCTTGATGGAGGATTCAACTTTTTTTTGAAAAGGCGTATAATTCTTTCTATCAATAAATTGAATTTTTTCATAACCAAACATAGAAAGATAGTCATCAAACCCATATCCTTTCAAAATTTCCAGGTGTTCATTTACCAAATAATTTTTCCAGTCTCCAATAATTCCTTTTCGAAAATTATGCCGATGACTAACAGTTTGATTCTTAAATTTCATTTTTTGCCACATATTTTTTGCACTACTTATAGGAATGTTCAGTCCCGCCTTTTCTGCGATTCTGAAAATTGTTGTTTCAGGCATTGTTATCAAATCTTCCCATTTCATAATAATGTACCGATCTTTTACTTTTTCAAATGATCGCAGATAAGAAATCAATGGTGTGATCAAACCTTCAATAAAGTTCAAATCAGTAAGTTTATATAAACCTAAACTCTCTCTAATCAAGTCACTTTCCTCGAATAACACATTGTCTATATAGTCACCAGTCAGAGCATTCAATGAAAAAACAGACGAATTTATAACATCAAGAAAATTTCGCATGGAGGAAAATTTAATGTAAGAGTTATAATAATTATCGGCAAGCCATTGATTTGGGTCGTTATGAGAATGGATAACAAACTGAAGATCCATTGCGAATTTTGGTATTTGATAAACAGCGAGAAAATCCCCTTCACCTATTATTCCCAGATACTTTCGAACACATGCCATATCATTACTTTTTG from Desulfotignum phosphitoxidans DSM 13687 includes these protein-coding regions:
- a CDS encoding sulfotransferase domain-containing protein, which produces MKLRTFTKLLPNSLFKPHPKLLVVGSPRSGFTLLISILNKLVYRKAFKRETFRRELRRIIEKGSQDVDKCVKEYVSSFFDIDKLVLAPDFVPLLGGPKWLSSKSNDMACVRKYLGIIGEGDFLAVYQIPKFAMDLQFVIHSHNDPNQWLADNYYNSYIKFSSMRNFLDVINSSVFSLNALTGDYIDNVLFEESDLIRESLGLYKLTDLNFIEGLITPLISYLRSFEKVKDRYIIMKWEDLITMPETTIFRIAEKAGLNIPISSAKNMWQKMKFKNQTVSHRHNFRKGIIGDWKNYLVNEHLEILKGYGFDDYLSMFGYEKIQFIDRKNYTPFQKKVESSIKKGQIIQEISDPDLFMFAFNKSNFVSSKYDFVGYSKNGLVEIERSSIKNEMFFNGFIDAVEVPIKRVNGKIMDIYQDYYDE